In Rhodoferax koreense, a genomic segment contains:
- a CDS encoding xanthine dehydrogenase family protein molybdopterin-binding subunit produces METSVQNNNPLRFGSGQSVRRLEDDQLLAGAGRFTADVVPAGQASAVFVRSPYPHARIVSVDTSPALELPGVLAIVTGADLAAEGVKVLPGVSGFKRADGSAAVTPPQRVLAHERVRFVGEAVALVVAETLEQARDAAEAVFVDYEELPMVVDMAAATAPGAPALAEAAPDNIAAVAHHGDTAATDAAFAKARHTVKLEVVNQRIVAVTMEPRTVLAEADADSDKGPGRITIRMSTQMPTGVRNSVAAALGLEQEQVRVIVGDVGGGFGMKTGVYPEDVAVAYGARLLKRPVKWVSERSEEFLAAYHGRDLHSHAELALAEDGKILALRLSSLANVGAYATGAGVAIQLLIGPWVQTSVYDIPTIDFNFKAVLTNTTPTSAYRGAGRPEAIFMMERLMDEAARQTGIDRVALRRRNFIQPEQMPYKNPMGQTYDTGHFEQIMDEGLALADWNGFEARAATSAKNGKLRGLGIATFLEWTGGNVFEERVTVSVQADGIIEVFSAVNAMGQGIATTLAQLVVDAFGVGIEQVRVVLGDTDRGNGFGSAGSRSIFTGGSAVRIGAERTIDQAKQLAAKELEAAPEDLQYAEGRFTVAGTDLQIGLFDLAGRQPEQRIFMDSTSTVDGPTWPNGCHISEVEIDPLTGQVAVVAYASMNDVGRVINPMVVRGQLDGGAVQGIGQALCEHLVYDGETGQLVSGSFMDYAMPHAEDAPDFKTEMNTTIPCKNNPLGVKGVGELGTIGAAPAVVNAVADALARAGHAGLTTRLQMPLSPGRLWSLLQGA; encoded by the coding sequence ATGGAGACCTCAGTGCAGAACAACAACCCCCTACGTTTCGGCAGCGGCCAGTCGGTGCGACGCCTCGAAGACGACCAGTTGCTGGCCGGTGCCGGCCGTTTCACCGCCGACGTGGTGCCCGCGGGCCAGGCCAGCGCCGTCTTTGTGCGCTCCCCGTATCCGCATGCGCGCATCGTGTCGGTCGATACCTCCCCGGCGTTGGAACTGCCCGGCGTGCTGGCCATCGTCACCGGCGCCGACCTGGCAGCCGAGGGCGTGAAGGTGTTGCCCGGGGTCAGCGGCTTCAAGCGCGCCGATGGCAGCGCGGCCGTCACACCGCCGCAGCGGGTGCTGGCCCACGAGCGCGTGCGTTTTGTTGGTGAGGCCGTGGCGCTGGTGGTGGCCGAAACCCTGGAGCAGGCGCGCGACGCGGCCGAGGCCGTGTTCGTCGACTACGAAGAACTGCCGATGGTGGTGGACATGGCCGCCGCCACCGCGCCGGGCGCACCCGCGCTGGCCGAGGCCGCTCCCGACAACATCGCGGCCGTGGCCCACCATGGCGACACGGCGGCCACGGACGCGGCGTTTGCCAAGGCCCGCCACACCGTGAAGCTCGAGGTGGTGAACCAGCGCATCGTCGCCGTGACCATGGAGCCGCGCACCGTGCTGGCCGAGGCCGACGCGGACAGCGACAAGGGGCCGGGCCGCATCACCATCCGCATGAGCACGCAGATGCCGACCGGCGTGCGCAACTCGGTGGCCGCGGCGCTCGGCCTGGAACAGGAGCAGGTGCGGGTGATCGTCGGCGACGTGGGTGGCGGCTTCGGCATGAAGACCGGCGTCTATCCCGAAGACGTGGCCGTGGCCTACGGCGCACGCCTGTTGAAGCGGCCGGTGAAATGGGTCAGCGAACGCAGCGAGGAGTTCCTCGCCGCCTACCATGGCCGCGACCTGCACAGCCATGCGGAACTCGCGCTCGCCGAAGACGGCAAGATCCTCGCGCTGCGCCTGTCCTCGCTGGCCAACGTCGGCGCCTACGCCACCGGCGCCGGCGTGGCCATCCAGCTGCTGATCGGCCCCTGGGTACAGACCAGCGTCTACGACATCCCCACGATCGACTTCAACTTCAAGGCCGTGCTGACCAACACCACGCCCACCAGCGCCTACCGCGGCGCGGGCCGGCCCGAGGCCATCTTCATGATGGAACGGCTGATGGACGAGGCCGCGCGCCAGACCGGCATCGACCGCGTGGCGCTGCGCCGGCGCAACTTCATCCAGCCCGAGCAGATGCCGTACAAGAACCCGATGGGCCAGACCTACGACACCGGCCACTTCGAGCAGATCATGGACGAGGGCCTGGCGCTGGCCGACTGGAACGGCTTCGAGGCGCGCGCCGCAACGTCGGCGAAAAACGGCAAGCTCCGTGGCCTCGGCATCGCCACGTTTCTCGAATGGACCGGTGGCAACGTGTTCGAGGAGCGCGTCACCGTCAGCGTGCAGGCCGACGGCATCATCGAGGTCTTCTCCGCCGTCAACGCCATGGGCCAGGGCATCGCCACCACGCTGGCGCAACTGGTGGTCGACGCGTTCGGCGTCGGCATCGAGCAGGTGCGTGTGGTGCTCGGCGACACCGACCGCGGCAACGGCTTCGGCAGCGCCGGCTCGCGCAGCATCTTCACCGGCGGCTCGGCCGTGCGCATCGGCGCCGAACGCACCATCGACCAGGCAAAGCAACTGGCCGCCAAGGAACTCGAGGCCGCGCCCGAAGACCTGCAATACGCCGAAGGCCGCTTCACCGTGGCCGGCACCGACCTGCAGATCGGCCTGTTCGACCTGGCCGGCCGCCAGCCCGAGCAGCGCATCTTCATGGATTCCACCAGCACCGTGGACGGGCCGACCTGGCCCAACGGCTGCCACATCAGCGAAGTCGAGATCGACCCGCTCACGGGGCAGGTCGCGGTGGTGGCCTATGCCTCGATGAACGACGTGGGCCGAGTCATCAACCCGATGGTGGTGCGAGGCCAGCTCGATGGCGGCGCGGTGCAGGGCATCGGCCAGGCGCTGTGCGAGCACCTGGTGTACGACGGCGAGACCGGCCAGCTCGTGAGCGGCAGCTTCATGGACTACGCCATGCCGCACGCGGAAGATGCGCCCGACTTCAAGACCGAGATGAACACCACCATCCCGTGCAAGAACAATCCGCTCGGCGTGAAGGGCGTGGGCGAGCTCGGCACCATCGGCGCCGCACCCGCGGTGGTCAATGCGGTGGCCGACGCGCTGGCCCGGGCCGGCCATGCCGGCTTGACGACCAGGCTGCAGATGCCGCTGTCGCCAGGCCGTCTGTGGAGCCTGTTACAGGGGGCATGA
- a CDS encoding flavodoxin family protein, with amino-acid sequence MPQTPSPNLRQDGRHFLFLVGSTREPGHLGNTEWLARQAAAALPEGTRQTWQPLARLQLPTFVDRRHTSGSYAPPTGDMAILLEATLAATDIVFVAPVYWYGLPAPLKTYIDHWSAWMRTPGVAFKEAMAQKTLRLVTTSGDRAKAQPMIDSVRLCAQFLGMADGGVLWGKGGPPNAVLADAEATAHAATFLEATGA; translated from the coding sequence ATGCCCCAGACCCCCTCTCCGAACCTGCGCCAGGACGGGCGCCATTTCCTGTTCCTCGTCGGCTCCACCCGCGAGCCCGGCCATCTTGGCAACACCGAATGGCTGGCCCGCCAGGCCGCGGCCGCACTGCCCGAAGGCACGCGCCAGACCTGGCAACCGCTCGCCCGCCTGCAACTGCCCACCTTCGTCGACCGGCGCCACACCAGCGGCAGCTACGCGCCGCCCACGGGCGACATGGCCATCCTGCTCGAAGCCACCCTGGCCGCCACCGACATCGTGTTCGTCGCGCCGGTGTACTGGTACGGCCTTCCCGCGCCGCTGAAAACCTACATCGACCACTGGAGCGCCTGGATGCGCACGCCCGGCGTCGCCTTCAAGGAAGCCATGGCGCAGAAGACGCTGCGCCTTGTCACCACCAGCGGCGATCGCGCCAAGGCCCAGCCGATGATCGACTCGGTGCGGCTGTGTGCGCAGTTCCTCGGCATGGCCGACGGCGGCGTGCTGTGGGGCAAGGGCGGGCCGCCGAATGCGGTGTTGGCCGATGCCGAGGCCACGGCGCATGCCGCTACGTTTTTGGAAGCAACTGGCGCTTGA
- a CDS encoding PAS domain-containing protein — protein sequence MPHVESESASLSFVQGGGELGGLIAAFDWQRTELGPIAVWPPHVTVATALMLRTAVPMVMLWGESGVMVYNDAYAKIAGGRHPQLLGSRVREGWPEVADFNDHVMKVGLAGGTLSYRDQHLILHRNGRAEPVWMNLDYSPLLDAEGVPAGVLAVVVETTAKVEAERLLGGERERLAQLFEQAPSFMAMLRGPQHRIELANPSYLRALDRADVIGRPLAEVLPESVEQGFVALLDEVYATGEAFSAEAFRFVLEAAPGAPRRETFSDFVAQPIRDRNGAVDGIFIEGVDVTSRVASDRLRERLASLADHLRDLSEPGEVVFAASQALGEALGASRVGYGRIDHDAETLHVERDWTAPGVESLAGVTRLRDYGAFIDSLKCDDFVAIGDVREDPRTQAAAAALEGRSTRAFINVPVVEHGRLVAVLFVNAAEVREWRLEQLAFVREVAERTWSALARTRGEAALRLSEARLREANETLEAKVEARGRELMEIEAKFRQAQKMEAIGQLTGGIAHDFNNMLHGIGTSLEILQRRLQLGKTEDNQRYIDMAQRAVQRAASLTQRLLAFSRRQALDPRPTDVNQLIAGLGDLVRSTVGPGIEVGTALEEGLWPTLIDAPQLENALLNLCINARDAMRDGGGRLVIGTANRRIDAEAAAQLDLPPGPYVCISVADTGCGMTPEVMARAFDPFFTTKPLGEGTGLGLSMVYGFVRQSGGQVRIASEPGQGTTMNLYLPWHAAAPDSPAGARNAPAPATARQEVILLIEDDAIIRTLLDEELTEAGYRVVVAESGPQGLAVLQSDQQLDLLISDVGLPGGLSGKQIAEAGRLVRPALKVLFITGYVEHVGTTGDSLLGPGMALITKPFEFVDLAQKVRKMLD from the coding sequence ATGCCGCACGTCGAATCGGAAAGCGCCTCCCTTTCATTTGTGCAAGGTGGTGGTGAGCTCGGGGGCCTGATCGCCGCCTTCGACTGGCAACGGACCGAACTCGGCCCGATCGCCGTTTGGCCCCCGCATGTGACCGTGGCCACCGCGCTGATGCTGCGCACGGCCGTGCCCATGGTCATGCTGTGGGGGGAATCCGGCGTGATGGTCTACAACGACGCCTATGCCAAGATCGCCGGGGGGCGCCATCCGCAACTGCTGGGCTCCCGTGTGCGCGAAGGCTGGCCCGAGGTGGCCGATTTCAACGACCATGTGATGAAGGTCGGCCTCGCCGGCGGCACGTTGAGCTACCGCGACCAGCATCTGATCCTGCACCGCAACGGCCGCGCCGAGCCGGTGTGGATGAACCTGGACTACTCGCCGCTGCTCGATGCCGAGGGCGTGCCCGCCGGGGTGTTGGCCGTCGTCGTCGAAACCACGGCCAAGGTGGAGGCCGAGCGGCTGCTCGGCGGCGAGCGGGAGCGGCTGGCCCAGCTGTTCGAGCAGGCGCCGAGCTTCATGGCCATGTTGCGCGGGCCGCAGCACCGCATCGAACTGGCCAACCCGAGTTATCTGCGTGCCCTGGACCGGGCCGACGTGATCGGCCGTCCCCTGGCCGAAGTCCTGCCCGAGTCCGTGGAACAGGGATTCGTGGCGCTGCTCGACGAGGTGTATGCCACCGGCGAGGCGTTTTCGGCCGAGGCCTTCCGGTTCGTGCTGGAAGCGGCGCCCGGGGCGCCGCGGCGGGAGACGTTCTCGGATTTCGTGGCCCAGCCGATCCGCGACCGCAATGGTGCCGTCGATGGCATCTTCATCGAAGGCGTGGACGTGACCAGCCGCGTCGCGTCCGACCGCCTGCGCGAAAGGCTGGCCTCGCTGGCCGACCACCTGCGCGACCTGAGCGAGCCGGGCGAGGTGGTTTTCGCGGCGTCCCAGGCGCTCGGTGAAGCCCTCGGTGCGAGCCGGGTCGGCTACGGCCGCATCGACCACGATGCGGAAACCCTGCACGTCGAGCGCGACTGGACGGCACCCGGCGTCGAGTCACTGGCCGGTGTGACCCGGCTGCGCGACTACGGCGCCTTCATCGACAGCCTCAAGTGCGACGACTTCGTCGCCATCGGCGATGTGCGCGAAGACCCGCGCACCCAGGCCGCCGCCGCCGCACTCGAAGGCCGTTCGACGCGGGCTTTCATCAACGTGCCGGTGGTCGAGCATGGCCGGCTGGTGGCGGTGCTGTTCGTGAACGCGGCCGAGGTGCGCGAGTGGCGGCTGGAACAGCTGGCCTTCGTTCGCGAGGTGGCCGAGCGCACCTGGTCGGCGCTGGCGCGCACCCGGGGCGAGGCCGCGCTGCGGCTCAGCGAGGCGCGGCTGCGCGAAGCCAACGAAACGCTGGAAGCCAAGGTGGAGGCCCGGGGCCGCGAACTGATGGAGATAGAGGCCAAGTTCCGCCAGGCGCAGAAGATGGAGGCGATCGGCCAGCTCACCGGCGGCATCGCGCACGATTTCAACAACATGCTGCACGGCATCGGCACCAGCCTGGAAATCCTGCAACGGCGGCTGCAGCTCGGCAAGACCGAAGACAACCAGCGCTACATCGACATGGCCCAGCGGGCGGTGCAACGCGCCGCTTCGCTGACCCAGCGCCTTCTGGCCTTCTCGCGCCGCCAGGCGCTGGACCCGCGCCCGACCGACGTGAACCAGCTGATCGCCGGCCTTGGCGACCTGGTGCGCAGCACGGTCGGCCCGGGCATCGAGGTCGGGACCGCGCTGGAAGAGGGGCTGTGGCCGACGCTGATCGATGCGCCGCAACTCGAGAACGCGCTGCTCAACCTGTGCATCAACGCGCGCGACGCGATGCGCGACGGCGGCGGCCGGCTCGTCATCGGCACCGCCAACCGCCGCATCGACGCCGAGGCGGCCGCGCAGTTGGACCTGCCGCCCGGGCCCTATGTCTGCATCTCGGTCGCCGACACGGGCTGCGGCATGACACCCGAGGTCATGGCCCGCGCGTTCGATCCGTTCTTCACCACCAAGCCGCTCGGCGAAGGCACGGGGCTGGGCCTGTCCATGGTCTACGGCTTCGTGCGGCAGTCGGGCGGCCAGGTACGCATCGCGTCGGAGCCAGGGCAGGGCACGACGATGAACCTGTACCTGCCTTGGCACGCCGCAGCGCCGGACTCACCAGCCGGGGCTCGCAACGCGCCCGCCCCGGCGACGGCTCGCCAGGAGGTGATCCTGCTGATCGAGGACGATGCCATCATCCGCACGCTGCTCGACGAGGAATTGACGGAGGCCGGCTACCGCGTGGTCGTGGCCGAGAGCGGCCCGCAGGGGCTGGCCGTGTTGCAGTCCGACCAGCAACTCGACCTGTTGATCAGCGACGTCGGCCTGCCTGGCGGACTGAGCGGCAAGCAGATCGCCGAGGCCGGGCGGCTGGTGCGGCCCGCGCTCAAGGTGCTGTTCATCACCGGCTATGTGGAACACGTCGGCACCACCGGCGACAGCCTGCTCGGCCCGGGCATGGCGCTGATCACCAAGCCCTTCGAGTTCGTCGATCTGGCGCAGAAGGTGCGGAAGATGCTGGATTAG
- a CDS encoding DMT family transporter, whose protein sequence is MRGIGAMLIAVGCFSLMDAFMKTLAGTYPPIQVAALRGMAALPLVTFYVLWRREVASLGRVRWGLHVLRGVCNILTLSLFSYALKSLPMAEAYTIFFIAPLLITALSTVVLGERVRPAHWLAIAVGLLGVLVAMRPDQEAFFTLGALAVLGAATCYALSAIIGRVLTRTDSTASLVFWTTAFVAVSGGVLAQPGWVPVQPSHWPLVAGLAFTGFFGLLAITQAFRHGQAAVVAPFEYTALAWGVVLDWLLWQTVPDEATLLGGAIIIGSGLYVVRKERAKP, encoded by the coding sequence CTGCGCGGCATCGGCGCGATGCTCATCGCCGTGGGCTGCTTTTCGTTGATGGACGCCTTCATGAAGACGCTGGCGGGCACCTATCCGCCGATCCAGGTGGCCGCGCTGCGTGGCATGGCCGCGTTGCCCTTGGTCACGTTCTATGTGCTGTGGCGACGCGAGGTGGCGAGCCTGGGGCGCGTGCGCTGGGGGCTGCATGTATTGCGCGGCGTGTGCAACATCCTCACGCTGAGCCTGTTCAGCTACGCGCTGAAGTCGCTGCCGATGGCCGAGGCCTACACCATCTTCTTCATCGCGCCGCTGCTGATCACGGCGCTGTCCACCGTGGTGCTGGGCGAACGGGTGCGGCCCGCGCACTGGCTGGCCATCGCTGTCGGCCTGCTGGGCGTGCTGGTGGCCATGCGACCCGACCAGGAGGCGTTCTTCACCCTGGGCGCACTCGCGGTGCTGGGCGCCGCGACCTGCTACGCGCTGTCCGCCATCATCGGCCGGGTGCTGACCCGCACCGATTCGACGGCGAGCCTGGTGTTCTGGACCACCGCGTTCGTGGCCGTGTCCGGGGGCGTCCTGGCGCAGCCGGGCTGGGTGCCGGTGCAGCCGTCGCACTGGCCGCTGGTGGCGGGGCTGGCCTTCACCGGCTTCTTCGGACTGCTGGCCATCACCCAGGCTTTCCGCCATGGCCAGGCGGCCGTGGTGGCACCGTTCGAATACACGGCGCTGGCCTGGGGTGTGGTGCTCGACTGGCTGCTCTGGCAGACCGTGCCCGACGAAGCCACCCTGCTCGGCGGCGCCATCATCATCGGCAGCGGTCTCTACGTGGTGCGCAAGGAACGCGCGAAGCCTTGA
- a CDS encoding DsbA family oxidoreductase, with product MTTPLTIDIVSDVVCPWCYIGKRKLEAALALPEAASLPPVVIRWHPFQLNPDLPETGMPRKQYLEDKFGGPERAATIYERVRAAGSAVGLALNIDGIAHQANTLAAHALIAFAQRGDRDGSDMKERLLKAYFVENRNIGDIEVLVAIATEAGFDPAAARAFITSPEERAAVSESDQQARQLGVSGVPFFIFNRQLAVSGAQDPATLLEAMKQAVAGAPEAAGDTADR from the coding sequence ATGACCACGCCACTGACCATCGACATCGTCTCCGACGTCGTCTGCCCCTGGTGCTACATCGGCAAGCGCAAGCTCGAAGCCGCGCTCGCCCTGCCGGAAGCGGCCAGCCTGCCGCCGGTGGTGATCCGCTGGCATCCGTTCCAGCTCAACCCCGACCTGCCCGAGACGGGCATGCCGCGCAAGCAGTACCTGGAGGACAAGTTCGGCGGACCCGAACGCGCGGCCACCATCTACGAACGGGTGCGTGCGGCCGGCAGCGCCGTCGGCCTGGCACTGAACATCGACGGCATCGCGCACCAGGCCAACACGCTGGCCGCGCACGCGCTGATCGCGTTCGCGCAGCGCGGCGACCGGGACGGCAGCGACATGAAGGAGCGCCTGCTCAAGGCCTACTTCGTGGAAAACCGCAACATCGGCGACATCGAGGTGCTGGTCGCCATCGCCACGGAGGCCGGCTTCGACCCGGCCGCGGCGCGCGCCTTCATCACCAGCCCCGAGGAACGCGCCGCCGTTTCCGAATCCGACCAGCAGGCCCGCCAGCTCGGCGTGAGCGGCGTGCCGTTCTTCATCTTCAACCGCCAGCTCGCGGTGTCGGGCGCGCAGGATCCGGCGACGCTGCTCGAGGCGATGAAGCAGGCCGTGGCGGGCGCGCCAGAAGCGGCTGGCGACACGGCCGACCGCTAA
- a CDS encoding response regulator transcription factor, which produces MSQDDVQVLVVDDSLDAAAGMAELLELDGYVVRTASDGHEALRLVAQQVPHCVILDINMPGMDGCDLAQELRARYDNSMVIIAITGMGDKSERVAKTIALADHFLRKPFQSSVVRKLLRPSHRPAAET; this is translated from the coding sequence ATGTCCCAAGATGACGTTCAAGTGCTGGTGGTCGACGATTCGCTCGACGCCGCCGCCGGCATGGCCGAATTGCTGGAACTGGACGGCTATGTCGTGCGTACCGCCTCCGATGGCCACGAAGCCCTGCGCCTGGTGGCGCAGCAGGTGCCGCACTGCGTGATCCTCGACATCAACATGCCGGGCATGGATGGCTGCGACCTGGCCCAGGAACTGCGTGCGCGGTACGACAACAGCATGGTCATCATCGCCATCACCGGCATGGGCGACAAGTCCGAACGCGTGGCCAAGACCATCGCGCTGGCCGATCACTTCCTGCGCAAGCCCTTCCAGTCCTCGGTCGTGCGCAAGCTGCTGCGGCCATCGCACCGGCCTGCCGCCGAGACCTGA